The stretch of DNA TGATATCACCCTCCCAGATCCAGCAGATCATGCGTCATGTCCAGGACTGGCTGGTCTGGCAACCCCTGCAAGGTTGCTATCTCAGCTACGGTGTCGAGCAGGTAGGGGAGCACGCATGTTTGAGTTGAGTGCCGAGCAGCTTTCACAACTGGATGACATTCGTCAGAACGAAGTGTTTGAGCGGTTGTTACTGGAACTACAGCAGGAGAACCCTGAGTGGTTGTCCAGAAAGGGCCTGATGCCGGCTCTACAGATGTTGAAAGACCTGCGTGAGCGTGCGTGGAGTTTTGGCATCAGGGAGCCCGAGTCCGTCGAGCATTTTTTGCGGCATGGATTGACCTTTACCGACTTTGACAAGCAGCCGGCCTTTATCGAGTTCATGAACAGGCCTGTAGCGGATAGCCCCGAACGGCGATTCGAGGATTACGAGGATATCGTGGCGTTCAGGATGAACATGCAGCACTGGCGGGATATGCAAGCCGCCGGGGAGATTCGACCATGAGTGGACTGGGGATTCTGCCAAGTACAGGGCCCATGGTTATTCGCGTGGCGCCTCGCTTGGGGCCACGTTTACCGTTCGAGATTCCAGCCCCGCCTCCCAGGCTGCCGATGCCCGCTCCTCGGCCAATGCCGATGCCGGCGCCCAGGCCCACTCAGCCACTGCCTGCGCCCAGGCCAATCCCGCAGCCCGTCCCTTTGCCGCAGACGCAACCCCAGGCAAAACCCAGGGTAGATGCGCCTCCGACGACCGCTGAGCGGACTCGGGAAGCCGAGCGCGACTGTAAGGTCAAGCGGGACAAGGACTGTGTGAAATGCCCACCCGAACAGGGAACCATGACGATACCCAATAACGGCAAAGGTCATAGTATGTCCGCCCAGTCCGCGCTCTATCAGGCGTGGGTGACTGCTTTCCCGATGCCTTACGAGTGGTGGTGGAACAATACCTGGTGGGATGGTTTCGACAAACCGCGTTGCACCTTGCTGGAAGCCAAGGCCAATTACGCGTTCATGTTCATTCCGCTTATCGGGCTGCCGCGCCCTTGGGCCAATGTGGAGAAAACCCTGATTACTCCTGCCGAGATACATTCCCTGAAAGCCCGGCCCAGCCCGCCGGTTTCGGTTGAATGGCATTTCCTGCAAAGGGTGGTCTATGAGTATTGTGCCGAACAGTATGCGGAGAAGGGGCTCGCCAACCTGACCGCCTACTGGAACCCGATGCCGGGCACCAAGGATCATGATGAGTACATCAAGCAACGTGCAAAAGAGCAGAAAGAGTGGGATGAGTACCGCCGTGAAAATCCCGACCGTGTTTTTGAAGCCTGACTGAGGATGAGCGCTTGTTCAGAAAATTTTCATTCGTTCTGCGTTTCGACAAACAGAAGATCTCAGCGGTCTCGCATGAGGCGCAGTTGGAAAGGGCCGAGCGCTTTCTCAAAGGCCTTGGCGAGATTCATCCTCTGCTGCGGGACTGGTATCTGCAGGGCGGTTCCAGGGAGGAGTCGCTGCGCAAGCGGATCAATGACGACTTCGAGTCTCTGCGTGAAGAGGCCCGGAGCAACCATAACGACGACTTCCCCACGAAATTGCAGTTTTCCGTGTGGAATGGCTTGGATGATCCCCTGAAGGGCGGGTTGGCCTTTCATTACAACGCACACGACCTGGATTCAGTCGCCAGCATGC from Pseudomonas chlororaphis subsp. chlororaphis encodes:
- a CDS encoding Tox-REase-5 domain-containing protein: MSAQSALYQAWVTAFPMPYEWWWNNTWWDGFDKPRCTLLEAKANYAFMFIPLIGLPRPWANVEKTLITPAEIHSLKARPSPPVSVEWHFLQRVVYEYCAEQYAEKGLANLTAYWNPMPGTKDHDEYIKQRAKEQKEWDEYRRENPDRVFEA